In Vitis vinifera cultivar Pinot Noir 40024 chromosome 11, ASM3070453v1, a genomic segment contains:
- the LOC100262967 gene encoding mechanosensitive ion channel protein 10 encodes MESGRGATRKKGNSENEVVVTISSSEESTDAKASVATEDGSNLFSKDSQGSIELERLNSRVQVTPKATPSSPDIARSPNASKPPKVPTESVVRRRSLGSSAYSKPKSRLLEPSYPIETSVGEKTQLLPSNSPIADSASPVHSLTATTPRDNVRTAPATPRTPLVLDGEDEEEDDDVYKTSNSPEIEKNSKRLRFVLWVEWIAFVCIMGCLIASLTVHRLLHTLIWGLEIWKWSVLVLVIFCGRLVTEWCINIVVFMIERNFLLRKKVLYFVYGLKKSVLVFIWLGLILLAWGLLINRGVKRSRKATRILNYVTRALASCLIGAAIWLAKTLLVKILASSFHVTRFFDRIQESIFHQYVLQTLSGPPLMAMAEMVGSVNSAQLSFRSTKRGKGGEKEEVIDVGKLHKIKQEKVSAWTMKGLIQVIRGSGLTTISNALDDSVDDDGGEQKDKEITNEWEARNAASRIFMNVAKPCTKHIDEEDLLRFMKKEEVDNVLPLFEGASETRKIKRSSLKKWVVNVYLERKSLAHSLNDTKTAIEELNKIASGVMLIVIIIVWLLLMGFATTNVLVFISSQLLLVAFMFGNTCKTVFEAIIFVFVMHPFDVGDRCVIDGVQMVVEEMNILTTIFLRYDNEKIFYPNSVLATKPISNFYRSPEMSDSVEFAVDFSTSMETIAALKARIKTYLESKPQHWRPGHSVLVKDIVDVNQMNMGLYVTHTINFQNYGDKSSRRSELVIELKKIFEELNIKYHLLPQEVHVRSVDSAPPVFPTTMR; translated from the exons ATGGAAAGTGGAAGAGGGGCGACACGCAAGAAAGGTAACAGTGAAAATGAAGTCGTTGTTACGATTTCGAGTAGTGAAGAAAGCACAGATGCTAAAGCTTCTGTGGCAACCGAAGATGGCTCCAACTTGTTTTCTAAAGATTCGCAAGGTTCGATTGAGCTGGAGAGGCTCAACTCCAGAGTCCAAGTGACCCCAAAGGCCACCCCATCTTCTCCGGACATAGCCAGAAGTCCGAATGCGAGCAAGCCCCCAAAAGTCCCCACGGAGTCGGTGGTTCGACGGCGGTCCCTTGGTAGCTCGGCATATTCGAAACCCAAATCGAGATTGCTGGAGCCTTCATATCCTATTGAAACGTCTGTTGGAGAGAAGACCCAGTTATTGCCCTCGAACTCACCGATCGCTGACAGTGCATCTCCAGTTCATAGCCTAACTGCTACTACTCCTAGAGACAATGTGAGAACAGCTCCAGCAACTCCACGAACGCCGTTGGTGCTCGATGGAGAGGACgaggaagaagatgatgacgTTTATAAGACATCGAATTCGCCAGAAATTGAAAAGAACAGTAAGAGATTGAGGTTTGTACTTTGGGTTGAGTGGATTGCGTTTGTGTGTATTATGGGGTGCCTGATTGCTAGCTTAACTGTACATAGGTTGCTGCATACTTTGATTTGGggtttggaaatttggaaatggTCTGTGCTTGTATTGGTAATATTCTGTGGGAGATTGGTCACGGAATGGTGTATTAATATCGTAGTTTTCATGATTGAAAGGAATTTTTTGCTTAGAAAGAAGGTTTTGTATTTTGTTTATGGGTTGAAGAAGAGTGTGCTGGTCTTCATTTGGTTGGGTTTGATTCTTCTAGCTTGGGGTCTATTGATCAACCGTGGGGTGAAGCGATCAAGGAAGGCCACCAGGATTCTGAATTATGTGACGAGAGCTCTTGCTTCTTGTCTTATTGGGGCTGCTATATGGTTGGCAAAGACCCTGTTGGTAAAGATACTAGCTTCTTCTTTCCATGTAACAAGATTCTTTGACCGGATTCAAGAATCAAtatttcatcaatatgttctccAGACCCTTTCGGGGCCTCCTTTGATGGCGATGGCAGAAATGGTTGGGAGTGTAAATAGTGCTCAGTTGAGTTTCAGGAGTACTAAGAGAGGAAAAGGAGGGGAGAAAGAAGAGGTTATTGATGTAGGGAAGCTTCATAAAATAAAGCAAGAGAAGGTTTCTGCTTGGACCATGAAAGGTTTGATTCAAGTGATAAGGGGTTCAGGGTTGACTACAATCTCAAATGCACTCGATGATAGTGTTGATGATGACGGAGGTGAACAGAAAGATAAGGAGATTACTAATGAGTGGGAAGCAAGGAATGCAGCTTCTCGGATTTTTATGAATGTAGCCAAGCCTTGTACCAA ACATATTGATGAGGAGGACCTCTTGCGCTTCATGAAAAAGGAGGAGGTAGATAACGTGCTTCCATTATTTGAAGGAGCATCAGAAACTCGAAAGATTAAGAGATCCTCTTTGAAGAAGTGGGTG GTGAATGTCTATCTCGAACGCAAATCACTGGCACATTCTTTAAATGACACTAAAACAGCTATAGAGGAACTGAATAAAATTGCTTCAGGGGTTAtgcttattgttattattattgtgtgGTTACTCTTGATGGGATTTGCGACAACCAATGTACTCGTCTTCATTTCATCACAGCTCTTACTTGTGGCATTTATGTTTGGCAACACCTGCAAGACTGTATTTGAAGCCATCATATTTGTATTTGTGATGCACCCATTTGATGTTGGTGATCGTTGTGTCATTGATGGAGTACAG ATGGTTGTTGAAGAGATGAACATTTTGACGACAATCTTCCTGAGATATGACAATGAAAAGATATTCTATCCAAATTCAGTTTTGGCTACCAAACCTATCAGCAACTTTTACCGGAGCCCGGAAATGAGTGACTCTGTGGAGTTTGCTGTTGATTTTTCCACTTCAATGGAGACCATTGCTGCTCTTAAAGCTAGAATAAAAAC GTACTTGGAGAGCAAGCCTCAACACTGGCGTCCTGGCCACAGTGTGTTGGTGAAGGATATTGTTGATGTGAACCAGATGAATATGGGTCTTTATGTCACCCACACCATAAACTTTCAGAACTATGGGGACAAGAGCAGCCGCAGATCTGAACTAGTCATAGAGCTGAAGAAAATCTTTGAAGAGCTTAATATTAAATATCATCTTCTGCCTCAGGAAGTTCATGTAAGAAGTGTTGACTCAGCACCACCAGTGTTTCCAACTACAATGCGATGA
- the LOC100257841 gene encoding mechanosensitive ion channel protein 10 has translation MESGREAARKTGSNENEVVVTISSSEESTDAKASAATEDGFKSFSKDSQASIELERLKSRVQVTPKTTPSSPDTPRSPSASKPPKVPTESVVRRRSLGRSAYSIPKSRLLEPSCPIETSVEENTRLLPSSSLKTNRASPIHSSTATTPRDNVKTAPVTPQTPGGEDEEEEEDEEVYKTSYLPETEKKSKKLRFVVWIEWVAFVCIMGCLIASLTIDRLLHTMIWSLEIWKWSVLVLVIFCGRVVTERCINIVVFMIEKNYLFRQKVLYFVFGLKKSVLVFIWLGLILLAWGLLIDSGVKRSRKTTRILNYVTRALASCLVGAVLWLAKALLIKILASSFHVTRFFDRIQESLFHQYVLQTLSKPPSMETTEMVGRGNSAQLSFRSEMKQKGGKKEEVVDVGKLYKIDQEKVSAWTMKGLIDVIRGSRLTTISNVLDDSVDDEGGEHKDKEIANEWEARTTAVQIFENVAKSDPKYIHEKDLWCFMKKQDVDNLLPLFEGASETRKIKRSSFKKWVVKVYSERKSLALSLNDAKTAIEELNKITSGVTLIVIIIVWLLLMGLVTTKVLILISSQLLLSAFMFGNTCKTVFEAMIFVFVMHPFDVGDRCVIDGVQMTVEEVNILTTIFLRYDNEKIFYPNSVLATKPISNFYRSPEMGGDSVEFAVDFSTSMETIAALKDGIKTYLENKPQHWRPVHSVLVKDIVHVNQMNMALYVTHTINFQNYGDKSSRRSELVIELKKIFEELNIKYHLLPQEVHLRSVDSAPPLFPTTMR, from the exons ATGGAAAGTGGAAGAGAGGCGGCACGCAAGACAGGTAGCAATGAAAATGAAGTCGTGGTTACGATTTCGAGTAGTGAGGAAAGCACGGATGCTAAAGCTTCTGCGGCAACCGAAGATGGCTTCAAATCGTTTTCTAAAGATTCGCAAGCTTCGATTGAGCTGGAGAGGCTCAAATCCAGGGTCCAAGTGACCCCAAAGACCACCCCATCTTCTCCGGACACGCCCAGAAGTCCGAGCGCGAGCAAGCCCCCAAAAGTCCCCACGGAGTCGGTGGTTCGACGGCGGTCCCTGGGGAGGTCGGCATATTCGATACCCAAATCGAGATTGCTGGAGCCTTCATGTCCTATTGAAACTTCTGTTGAAGAGAATACCCGGTTGTTGCCTTCGAGTTCGCTTAAAACTAACCGTGCTTCTCCAATTCATAGCTCAACTGCTACTACTCCTAGAGACAATGTGAAAACAGCTCCGGTGACTCCACAAACACCCGGTGGAGAggacgaagaagaagaagaagacgaggAGGTTTATAAGACATCGTATTTGCCAGAAACGGAAAAGAAAAGTAAGAAATTGAGGTTTGTAGTTTGGATTGAGTGGGTAGCGTTTGTGTGTATTATGGGGTGCTTGATTGCTAGCTTAACTATAGATAGATTGCTGCATACTATGATTTGGagtttggaaatttggaaatggTCTGTGCTGGTATTGGTGATATTCTGTGGGAGAGTGGTCACAGAACGGTGTATTAATATCGTAGTCTTCATGATTGAAAAGAATTACTTGTTTAGACAGAAGGTTTTGTACTTTGTTTTTGGGTTGAAGAAGAGTGTGCTGGTCTTCATTTGGTTGGGTTTGATTCTTCTAGCTTGGGGCCTATTGATCGACAGTGGGGTGAAGCGATCAAGGAAGACCACCAGGATTCTGAATTATGTGACGAGAGCCCTTGCTTCTTGTCTTGTTGGGGCTGTTCTATGGCTGGCAAAGGCCCTGTTGATAAAGATACTTGCTTCTtctttccatgtcacaagattctTTGACCGGATTCAAGAATCCCTATTTCATCAGTATGTTCTCCAGACCCTTTCAAAGCCTCCTTCCATGGAGACTACAGAAATGGTTGGGAGAGGAAATAGCGCTCAGTTGAGTTTCAGGAGTGAGATGAAACAAAAAGGAGGGAAGAAAGAAGAGGTTGTTGATGTAGGGAAGCTTTATAAAATAGACCAAGAGAAGGTTTCTGCTTGGACCATGAAAGGTTTGATTGACGTGATAAGGGGTTCCAGGTTGACTACAATATCGAATGTGCTTGATGACAGTGTTGATGATGAGGGAGGCGAACATAAAGATAAGGAGATTGCTAATGAGTGGGAAGCAAGGACTACAGCTGTTCAGATTTTTGAGAATGTAGCCAAGAGTGATCCCAA ATATATCCATGAGAAGGACCTCTGGTGCTTCATGAAAAAGCAGGACGTAGATAATTTGCTTCCATTATTTGAAGGAGCATCAGAAACTCGAAAGATTAAGAGATCCTCTTTTAAGAAGTGGGTG GTGAAGGTCTACAGTGAACGCAAATCACTGGCACTTTCTTTAAATGATGCTAAAACAGCCATAGAGGAACTGAATAAAATTACTTCAGGGGTTACTCTTATTGTTATCATCATTGTGTGGTTACTCTTGATGGGATTAGTGACGACCAAAGTACTCATCCTCATTTCATCGCAGCTTTTACTCTCAGCGTTTATGTTTGGCAACACCTGCAAGACTGTATTTGAAGCCATGATATTTGTATTTGTGATGCACCCATTTGATGTTGGTGATCGTTGTGTCATCGATGGAGTGCAG ATGACTGTTGAAGAGGTGAACATTTTGACGACAATCTTCCTGAGATATGACAATGAAAAGATATTCTATCCAAATTCAGTTTTGGCTACCAAACCCATCAGCAACTTTTACAGGAGCCCGGAAATGGGGGGTGACTCTGTGGAGTTTGCTGTTGATTTTTCCACTTCAATGGAGACCATCGCTGCTCTTAAAGATGGAATAAAAAC GTACTTGGAGAACAAGCCTCAACACTGGCGTCCTGTCCACAGTGTGTTGGTGAAGGATATTGTTCATGTGAACCAGATGAATATGGCTCTTTATGTCACCCACACCATAAACTTTCAGAACTATGGGGACAAGAGCAGCCGCAGATCTGAACTAGTTATAGAGCTGAAGAAAATCTTTGAAGAGCTTAATATTAAATATCATCTGCTGCCTCAGGAAGTTCACCTAAGAAGTGTTGACTCAGCACCACCACTATTTCCAACAACAATGCGCTGA
- the LOC104880623 gene encoding RING-H2 finger protein ATL39, giving the protein MDINLKPLYIHGHSINPNMFEIPSPFLPPPPPPPVKHQLPMLYYGLIVVGTAAFVLALYNLIVIRWCSNNRSRSRRREHHFFDPRPSQSFENMNLGLVSSFKYRKEGVAQEQAAEYECAVCLSVFEEGEDVRKLPKCKHSFHAPCIDMWLYSHSDCPLCRARVEPAVVHCQAEAEAEAVTQPENPRGGLRDSGESV; this is encoded by the coding sequence ATGGATATAAATCTCAAGCCATTATATATCCATGGCCATTCTATAAACCCTAATATGTTTGAGATTCCAAGCCCCTTTctgccaccaccaccacctccgcCGGTCAAACACCAGCTGCCCATGTTGTACTACGGCCTCATCGTGGTCGGCACTGCCGCTTTTGTGCTTGCTCTGTACAATCTTATTGTGATCAGATGGTGCAGCAACAACCGGAGTAGATCACGGAGGAGAGAACATCATTTCTTTGATCCCAGACCGAGTCAGAGTTTTGAGAACATGAATTTGGGATTGGTGTCGAGTTTCAAGTACAGGAAAGAGGGGGTGGCTCAGGAGCAAGCGGCGGAGTATGAATGTGCGGTTTGTTTATCGGTTTTTGAGGAGGGGGAAGATGTTAGGAAGCTGCCAAAGTGTAAGCACTCCTTTCATGCTCCTTGTATAGATATGTGGCTCTACTCCCACTCTGATTGCCCACTCTGTCGCGCGAGGGTGGAGCCTGCTGTTGTTCATTGCCAGGCTGAGGCTGAGGCTGAGGCTGTGACTCAACCGGAGAATCCGAGAGGTGGGTTGAGAGATTCAGGCGAGTCAGTTTGA
- the LOC100255989 gene encoding vacuolar protein sorting-associated protein 2 homolog 1 — translation MSFLFGKKKTPAELLRENKRMLDKSIREIERERQGLQAQEKKLIVEIKKSAKQGQMGAVKVMAKDLIRTRHQIEKFYKLKSQLQGVALRIQTLKSTQAMGQAMKGVTKAMGQMNRQMNLPSLQKIMQEFERQNEKMEMTMEVMGDAVDDALEGDEEEEETEELVSQVLDEIGIDIKSELLNAPSAAVAAPAAKNKVAQAEATGTTGNDDSGIDNDLQARLDNLRRM, via the exons AACTTCTGCGGGAAAATAAAAGGATGCTGGATAAATCGATTAGGGAAATAGAAAGGGAAAGACAAGGTCTACAAGCACAGGAGAAGAAACTCATTGTAGAAATTAAGAAGAGTGCCAAGCAAGGACAGATG GGAGCTGTGAAAGTGATGGCAAAAGATCTTATCAGAACGCGACACCAGATTGAAAAATTCTATAAGCTTAAATCACAACTCCAGGGGGTGGCTCTTAGAATTCAG ACTTTGAAATCAACACAAGCAATGGGGCAGGCCATGAAAGGTGTCACAAAGGCAATGGGCCAGATGAACAGGCAGATGAACTTACCATCATTGCAGAAAATTATGCAAGAATTTGAGAGGCAGAACGAGAAGATGGAAATGACAATGGAGGTTATGGGAGATGCCGTGGATGATGCTTTGGAAGGGgatgaggaagaggaagaaacaGAAGAACTCGTGAGCCAGGTTCTTGATGAGATTGGCATTGATATCAAATCAGAG CTTCTCAATGCACCCTCAGCTGCTGTCGCTGCACCAGCTGCAAAGAACAAGGTTGCACAAGCCGAAGCAACAGGAACAACAGGAAATGATGACAGTGGAATCGACAATGATTTACAGGCACGTTTGGACAACTTGAGGAGAATGTAG